A stretch of Gammaproteobacteria bacterium DNA encodes these proteins:
- the porA gene encoding pyruvate ferredoxin oxidoreductase — protein MRRALEGSQAVARTVALCRPGVIAAYPITPQTHIVEHISALVADGELDAELISVESEFSAASVVLGAAAAGSRAYTASSSQGILLMAEVLYNIAGLRIPLVLSCANRAVGAPLSIWNDQQDSMAVRDAGWIQLYCVDNQQAVDSTVQAFRIAEQTELPVMVCMDGFTLTHTMEIVDLPTQAEVDDYLPPYHFARMLDSAQPRTLGTFVAPEYYSETRHAQHVALERALAVVEQADREWKKAVGRSAGGLIEQVGRRDAGIAVLTIGSVGGTFAEALDQCPPAAPVKLLRLRCFRPFPVAALRKACRGVSELIVVERALSPGMGGIIGTEVRAVFAGVDDAPRVHNVAVGLGGRDVPPEMLARLVEAARAGKLPTFGIFDLQPEKLPPEDR, from the coding sequence GTGCGTCGGGCGCTTGAGGGTTCGCAGGCAGTAGCACGCACCGTGGCGTTGTGCCGCCCCGGGGTGATCGCGGCCTATCCGATCACGCCGCAGACCCACATCGTGGAGCATATTTCCGCACTGGTCGCCGACGGCGAACTGGATGCGGAGCTGATCAGCGTGGAGAGCGAGTTCTCGGCGGCCTCGGTGGTGCTGGGAGCGGCGGCCGCCGGCTCGCGGGCCTACACGGCCAGCTCCTCGCAGGGCATCCTGCTGATGGCCGAGGTACTCTACAACATCGCCGGGCTGCGCATTCCGCTGGTTCTCAGCTGTGCCAATCGTGCGGTTGGCGCGCCGCTGTCGATCTGGAACGATCAGCAGGATTCGATGGCAGTGCGCGATGCGGGCTGGATCCAGCTCTACTGCGTGGACAATCAGCAGGCCGTCGACAGCACCGTGCAGGCATTCCGCATCGCCGAGCAGACCGAGTTGCCGGTCATGGTGTGCATGGACGGCTTTACGCTCACCCACACCATGGAAATCGTCGACTTGCCCACCCAGGCCGAAGTCGACGACTACCTGCCTCCGTATCACTTCGCGCGCATGCTGGACAGCGCGCAACCGCGCACTCTCGGCACCTTCGTCGCACCGGAGTACTACAGCGAAACACGCCATGCGCAGCACGTCGCGCTCGAACGCGCGCTCGCGGTCGTGGAACAGGCGGACCGGGAGTGGAAGAAAGCAGTGGGCCGCAGCGCCGGTGGGCTCATCGAGCAGGTCGGCAGGCGCGATGCCGGGATCGCGGTACTGACCATCGGTTCGGTCGGCGGGACCTTTGCGGAGGCGCTCGATCAGTGTCCGCCCGCCGCGCCGGTCAAGTTGTTGCGGCTGCGCTGCTTCCGGCCGTTTCCGGTCGCGGCGTTGCGCAAGGCCTGCCGTGGTGTGAGTGAGCTGATCGTGGTCGAGCGGGCGCTGTCGCCGGGCATGGGTGGAATTATCGGCACCGAGGTGCGCGCGGTATTCGCAGGCGTCGACGACGCGCCGCGGGTGCACAATGTCGCGGTCGGTCTGGGTGGGCGCGATGTGCCGCCGGAAATGCTGGCGCGCCTGGTCGAGGCCGCTCGCGCGGGAAAATTGCCCACGTTCGGCATCTTCGACCTGCAACCCGAAAAGCTGCCGCCGGAGGACCGTTGA
- a CDS encoding 2-oxoacid:acceptor oxidoreductase family protein, which yields MLEIRIHGRGGQGNVVAAYLLADAACRARRHCQAFPAFGAERRGAPVTAFVRIARRPIKRRDAVKSPAFLIVQDATLLHEPELVAGLCPGGGILLNTPLSAREVRARHGLEVVTLAASQLAEQHLGRRLPNVALLAAFNRLTGLLPARALEEALAARFRSSVLEQNLALASSAAAGVEAGLWKEQARASGA from the coding sequence ATGCTGGAGATACGCATTCACGGCCGCGGCGGGCAGGGCAATGTGGTTGCCGCCTACCTGCTGGCCGATGCGGCATGCCGCGCGCGGCGCCATTGTCAGGCGTTTCCGGCTTTTGGTGCCGAGCGCCGCGGTGCGCCGGTCACGGCGTTCGTGCGTATCGCCAGACGGCCGATCAAACGACGCGATGCGGTGAAGTCGCCGGCGTTCCTGATCGTGCAGGATGCAACCCTGCTGCACGAGCCCGAACTCGTTGCCGGGCTGTGCCCCGGTGGCGGTATCCTGCTGAATACGCCGTTGAGCGCACGGGAGGTCCGCGCCCGTCACGGACTCGAGGTTGTCACGCTCGCGGCCAGCCAGTTGGCCGAGCAGCATCTCGGGCGGCGCCTGCCGAATGTCGCATTGCTTGCCGCTTTCAACCGACTTACCGGGTTGCTGCCCGCGCGGGCGCTGGAGGAGGCGCTTGCGGCGCGGTTCAGGAGCAGCGTGCTGGAACAGAATCTTGCCCTGGCCAGCAGTGCGGCGGCAGGGGTCGAGGCGGGTTTATGGAAGGAGCAGGCACGTGCGTCGGGCGCTTGA
- the ribB gene encoding 3,4-dihydroxy-2-butanone-4-phosphate synthase, with protein MPISAIQDIIDDIRLGRMVILMDDEDRENEGDLIIAAEAVTAEHITFFASHACGLICLPITEERARRLALPLMVQKNQSQHETNFTVSIDAAVLPAAGITSAGRAATVRAAIARDAVPTDIVQPGHIFPLVAKPGGVLTRAGHTEAGCDLARLAGFESAALIVEIVNEDGTMARRPQLEEFAARHELRIGTIADLIAYRALHDQTVARKHEREIDTAFGRFRLISYRDLIDGTLHFSLVKGEIDPVEPTLVRVHVLNLLRDIFQTERPGMARSWSLNDAMRRIEREGSGVVVLVTRSESPEDLAAQIEIFPDVPQARGTPSEKGHHFWRVNGTGSQILKDLGVHHMRLLSSPTRFSAISGFNLEITEFIENTRERQSPAGSC; from the coding sequence ATGCCGATCAGTGCAATCCAGGACATCATCGACGACATTCGCCTCGGCCGGATGGTGATCCTGATGGACGACGAGGATCGCGAGAACGAAGGCGATCTGATCATCGCCGCGGAGGCCGTAACCGCGGAGCACATCACCTTTTTTGCCTCCCATGCCTGCGGCCTGATCTGTCTGCCGATCACCGAGGAGCGCGCACGACGGCTGGCACTGCCGCTGATGGTGCAAAAGAACCAGTCGCAGCACGAGACCAATTTCACCGTCTCCATCGACGCCGCGGTATTGCCCGCCGCCGGCATCACCTCCGCGGGCCGCGCGGCCACCGTACGGGCCGCGATCGCGCGTGATGCGGTGCCCACCGACATCGTGCAGCCCGGCCACATCTTTCCGCTGGTCGCGAAACCCGGCGGGGTACTGACGCGCGCCGGACACACCGAGGCCGGATGTGATCTGGCACGGCTCGCCGGTTTCGAATCGGCGGCACTGATCGTGGAGATCGTCAACGAGGACGGCACGATGGCACGTCGGCCCCAGCTCGAGGAATTTGCCGCGCGCCACGAACTGCGCATCGGCACCATCGCCGACCTGATCGCCTACCGCGCCCTGCACGACCAGACTGTGGCCCGAAAACATGAAAGGGAAATCGACACCGCCTTCGGACGTTTTCGCCTGATCAGCTATCGCGACCTGATCGATGGCACGCTGCATTTCTCGCTGGTCAAGGGCGAGATCGATCCGGTCGAACCGACCCTGGTGCGCGTGCATGTGCTGAACTTGCTGCGCGACATCTTCCAGACCGAGCGCCCCGGCATGGCGCGCAGCTGGTCACTGAACGATGCGATGCGCCGTATAGAGCGTGAGGGAAGCGGCGTCGTGGTGCTGGTGACGCGAAGCGAATCACCCGAGGACCTGGCAGCGCAGATCGAGATATTTCCGGATGTACCGCAAGCGCGCGGCACGCCGAGCGAGAAGGGACATCACTTCTGGCGCGTAAACGGCACCGGCTCGCAGATACTGAAGGATCTCGGCGTGCACCACATGCGCCTGCTCAGCTCGCCCACCCGCTTCAGCGCCATCTCGGGATTCAACCTCGAAATCACCGAGTTCATCGAAAACACCCGCGAGCGGCAATCGCCTGCCGGTTCCTGTTAG
- a CDS encoding Zn-dependent alcohol dehydrogenase, with the protein MRAAVLESVGKPIVVHHDVEIIAPRAGEVRVRVHYCGLCHSDYSVVSGAFPAAGPIILGHEASGIIDSVGAGVTHLAPGDPVVLSPLPPCGSCYFCLRNQHSLCVNGMGLATSALPDGQTGLSRGGQAILRGVGLGALAEYVITPAAGAIKVDADVPLDIACVIGCAVQTGVGAVLNTANVEAGATVLIQGLGGVGLATVQGARIAGASLVVASDPIAARREAAHAFGATHTIDPLAQDLGTEIMRLTANIGVDYAFETAGRAALIESCLALTRSGGTTVCVGAPPLEENVTINNVVIFASTEKKLCGCLLGSCNSPRDIPRLVALWRSGQLDLGSMVTSRRPLAEINEGFADLAAGRGIRTVISI; encoded by the coding sequence ATGAGAGCGGCAGTACTGGAATCCGTCGGCAAACCGATCGTGGTGCACCATGACGTGGAGATCATCGCGCCGCGTGCCGGAGAGGTACGCGTGCGCGTGCATTACTGTGGTTTGTGTCATTCCGACTACAGCGTGGTGAGCGGCGCTTTCCCGGCCGCGGGTCCGATCATACTGGGGCACGAGGCCTCCGGGATCATCGATTCGGTGGGTGCCGGCGTTACTCATCTCGCGCCGGGCGATCCGGTCGTCCTCAGTCCCTTGCCGCCCTGCGGATCATGCTATTTCTGCCTGCGCAACCAGCACAGCCTGTGCGTGAACGGCATGGGTCTTGCGACTTCCGCTTTGCCCGACGGCCAAACCGGCCTGTCACGCGGCGGCCAAGCCATCCTGCGCGGCGTCGGTCTCGGTGCGCTGGCCGAGTACGTGATCACACCTGCCGCCGGTGCCATCAAGGTGGATGCCGATGTGCCGCTCGATATCGCCTGCGTGATCGGCTGCGCGGTGCAAACCGGCGTCGGCGCGGTACTGAATACCGCGAATGTCGAAGCAGGAGCCACCGTGCTGATACAGGGCCTGGGCGGCGTCGGGCTTGCGACCGTGCAGGGCGCGCGCATTGCCGGTGCCTCGCTGGTAGTCGCCTCCGATCCGATCGCCGCACGGCGCGAGGCGGCGCACGCCTTCGGCGCGACCCATACCATTGACCCGCTTGCCCAGGATCTGGGTACCGAGATCATGCGTCTGACCGCGAACATCGGGGTCGATTACGCGTTCGAGACCGCGGGACGCGCCGCGCTGATAGAGAGCTGCCTGGCGCTGACCCGCTCGGGAGGCACGACCGTGTGCGTAGGCGCACCACCGTTGGAGGAGAATGTCACGATCAACAACGTGGTAATCTTCGCCTCGACCGAAAAAAAGCTGTGCGGGTGTCTGCTCGGGAGTTGCAACTCCCCGCGCGATATTCCGCGTCTGGTCGCGCTGTGGCGAAGCGGACAACTCGATCTCGGGAGCATGGTGACATCGCGCCGCCCGCTGGCAGAGATCAACGAGGGCTTCGCGGATCTCGCGGCGGGCCGGGGCATACGCACGGTGATCTCGATCTAG
- a CDS encoding HDOD domain-containing protein, whose product MTTAHALVADIRELVSLPEAYLHIQGLMRDPHSSVEDFTRAVQNDPGLVARVLQVANSAFFGLSRKVETISLAINLMGISRLHDLVLATSVISTFNGLRVTEMDMTRFWRRSIHTGILARMLAEECGIFDSERLFVSGLLHDIGHLVMYLRIPQQALAAMVQSREQSRPLRAIEKELLGFDYCEVGAALMQAWRFPESLQEICRLHADPGSARQFPRETALVNLAQHVVASGDAQAHSLPFVAPLDAIALQLAGLGPQALAQVSAASQAPLAETLELLLPRRAA is encoded by the coding sequence ATGACGACTGCGCACGCGCTGGTGGCAGATATCCGCGAACTGGTCAGCCTGCCCGAAGCCTATCTGCATATCCAGGGTCTGATGCGCGATCCGCACAGCTCGGTCGAGGATTTCACGCGCGCCGTGCAGAATGATCCTGGCCTCGTCGCGCGCGTGCTGCAGGTGGCCAACAGCGCCTTCTTCGGGCTGAGCCGCAAGGTTGAAACCATCTCGCTGGCAATCAACCTGATGGGCATATCGCGGCTCCACGACCTGGTGCTTGCCACCTCGGTGATCAGCACCTTCAACGGTTTGCGGGTGACCGAGATGGATATGACGAGGTTCTGGCGGCGCAGTATCCATACCGGTATCCTGGCACGAATGCTGGCCGAGGAGTGCGGTATCTTCGACAGCGAACGGCTGTTCGTCAGCGGACTGCTGCACGATATCGGGCACCTGGTGATGTATCTGCGCATACCCCAGCAAGCGCTCGCCGCGATGGTCCAGTCACGGGAGCAGTCGCGCCCGTTGCGGGCCATCGAAAAGGAACTGCTCGGCTTCGATTACTGCGAAGTCGGCGCCGCACTGATGCAGGCGTGGCGGTTCCCGGAAAGCCTGCAGGAAATCTGCCGTCTGCATGCCGACCCCGGGAGTGCGCGCCAGTTTCCGCGCGAAACCGCGCTCGTGAACCTCGCGCAACACGTGGTGGCAAGCGGCGATGCGCAAGCTCACAGCCTGCCTTTCGTGGCACCCCTCGACGCGATTGCGCTGCAGCTTGCCGGCCTCGGTCCCCAAGCGTTGGCACAGGTGAGCGCCGCCTCGCAGGCACCACTGGCCGAAACCCTGGAGTTGCTGCTTCCGCGGCGTGCGGCCTGA
- a CDS encoding diacylglycerol kinase family protein gives MVRGRIASFRYAFAGLWVMIRTQPNAWIHAVATLVVVGAGIHFALPGRDWALLVGAIGLVWMAESLNTAIEFLADAAVPDHHALIKHAKDIAAAAVLLASLAAALIGALVFAPHLLL, from the coding sequence ATGGTGCGCGGACGGATTGCAAGTTTCAGGTATGCCTTCGCGGGGCTGTGGGTGATGATCCGCACCCAGCCCAACGCCTGGATACATGCCGTCGCGACGCTGGTGGTGGTTGGCGCCGGAATCCATTTTGCGCTGCCCGGGCGTGACTGGGCCTTGCTGGTGGGTGCGATCGGACTGGTGTGGATGGCGGAATCGCTCAATACCGCGATCGAGTTCCTGGCCGATGCCGCGGTACCGGACCATCATGCGCTGATCAAGCACGCCAAGGACATTGCCGCGGCGGCGGTGCTGCTGGCCTCGCTCGCCGCGGCGCTGATCGGCGCGCTGGTTTTCGCGCCCCATCTCCTCCTCTGA
- a CDS encoding aminopeptidase, translated as MWRRRGVLLAAFAMALPGCESMSYMGQAAWGQAQLFAARQPLERLLADPSTDSALRERLRTVNGLREFARQSLGMENTRGFDSFVATGRDFVVWNVVASGEFSVTATSWCFPVAGCVNYRGYFERARAERFAAKMARRGFDTHVYGVTAYSTLGWFADPVLDTWIDRDEPALAALVFHELAHQVLYASGDTEFSESFARVVEREGVRRWLAQEGDDTAYAQYLREQQTEAQFSALLAATRERLELLYRQPLAAPLMRERKASVLEDLRTEYARASASWPAPERFDAWMRAPLNNARLASLANYQRWVGAFEQLLLEHQRDLSSFHAAARVLSELPAARREARLLVLEHAATMTSDGNFTE; from the coding sequence GTGTGGCGTCGGCGAGGTGTGCTGCTGGCAGCGTTTGCCATGGCGCTCCCGGGTTGCGAAAGCATGTCCTACATGGGGCAGGCTGCGTGGGGACAGGCGCAACTTTTCGCGGCGCGTCAGCCGCTCGAGCGCCTGCTCGCTGATCCTTCAACCGATTCCGCGCTGCGGGAACGGCTGCGCACGGTGAACGGGTTGCGCGAATTCGCGCGTCAGTCGCTGGGAATGGAAAATACGCGCGGTTTCGACAGTTTTGTCGCCACTGGTCGCGATTTCGTGGTGTGGAACGTGGTGGCGAGCGGCGAGTTCTCGGTAACCGCGACCAGCTGGTGCTTTCCGGTTGCCGGTTGCGTGAATTACCGCGGCTATTTCGAACGTGCGCGCGCCGAGCGCTTTGCCGCGAAAATGGCCCGGCGCGGTTTCGATACCCATGTTTACGGGGTGACCGCCTACTCGACGCTTGGCTGGTTCGCGGATCCGGTGCTCGATACCTGGATCGATCGTGACGAGCCTGCCCTGGCGGCACTGGTATTCCACGAGCTGGCCCACCAGGTGCTGTACGCAAGCGGCGATACCGAGTTCTCCGAGAGTTTTGCCCGCGTCGTGGAACGCGAGGGTGTGCGCCGCTGGCTGGCGCAGGAAGGCGACGACACCGCGTATGCGCAATACCTGCGCGAGCAGCAGACCGAAGCGCAGTTCTCCGCACTGCTGGCGGCGACGCGCGAGCGGCTCGAACTGCTGTATCGACAGCCGCTCGCGGCGCCGCTGATGCGCGAGCGCAAGGCGAGTGTACTGGAAGATCTGCGCACCGAGTATGCGCGGGCAAGCGCAAGCTGGCCGGCACCTGAGCGCTTCGATGCCTGGATGCGTGCTCCGCTCAACAACGCGCGCCTGGCCAGTCTCGCGAATTACCAGCGCTGGGTGGGCGCCTTCGAGCAATTGCTGCTCGAGCACCAGCGCGATCTGTCCTCGTTCCATGCCGCCGCCCGCGTCCTGTCCGAGCTTCCTGCCGCCCGGCGCGAGGCGCGATTGCTGGTCCTGGAGCACGCAGCTACCATGACGTCCGATGGAAATTTCACGGAGTAG
- the sppA gene encoding signal peptide peptidase SppA encodes MTQERKSLIRRFFGGLWALLTWLRTSLANLFFLLFIAIAIVMFSADRGAGIPERAALVVDPSGRVVEQLSIVDPLAQLLGGAEGQDRETLLKDILDAIVHARDDQRIGAIVLATDALKGAGITKTRDIAAALEAFRSTGRKIIAIGDSYSQDQYLLAAQADEIWMHPMGMVDLSGYAAYRNYYGDALEKLKIDLHVFRSGTFKSAFEFMERGNMSDADRIATGSLLQEIWSAYTGVVTVRRKLPAEAVDHYANGIDAIFARHGGDAGAAAMEYGFVDSLMTRGEMDATLAEMVGEDDEGHFSAVNFRDYLSAVRPVFELDGERGEAVVGVIVASGMILDGKQPAGNVGGDSLAALVREAARDDSVKALVLRIDSPGGSGFASEIIREALLEFRATGKPLVASMGSVAASGGYWIAAPADEIWASATTLTGSIGVLSAFPSIARGLNELGINNDGLGTTSIAGGMDLSRPLSPQLEAVLRMANEHTYRRFVDIVADGRKMSPEKVEEVAQGRAWTGTQAQANGLVDQLGNLEQALAAAARLAKLDSYDTRYIEEPASWSSQLLARLSLSPDTLLGKALSGAHMLYLPPEPLTLLGRLQDPRSQYAICTVCAVF; translated from the coding sequence ATGACACAAGAGCGCAAGAGTCTGATCCGCCGCTTCTTCGGTGGGTTGTGGGCGCTGCTGACCTGGTTGAGGACATCCCTCGCAAACCTGTTCTTTCTGCTGTTTATTGCGATCGCGATCGTGATGTTTTCGGCCGATCGCGGGGCCGGCATACCCGAGCGCGCCGCGCTGGTCGTGGACCCCTCGGGGCGCGTGGTGGAACAACTGAGTATCGTCGACCCGTTGGCGCAACTGCTGGGCGGTGCCGAGGGTCAGGATCGCGAAACGCTGCTCAAGGATATTCTCGATGCGATCGTGCATGCGCGCGATGACCAGCGGATCGGCGCGATCGTGCTCGCCACCGATGCCCTGAAAGGCGCGGGTATCACCAAGACGCGCGACATCGCCGCGGCGCTCGAGGCCTTCCGCTCCACCGGGCGCAAGATCATCGCGATCGGCGATTCCTATTCGCAGGACCAGTACCTGCTGGCCGCGCAAGCCGACGAGATCTGGATGCATCCGATGGGCATGGTCGATCTCAGCGGCTATGCGGCCTATCGCAATTACTATGGTGATGCACTCGAAAAACTGAAGATCGACCTGCACGTTTTCCGTTCGGGAACTTTCAAATCAGCCTTCGAATTCATGGAACGGGGCAATATGTCGGACGCCGACCGGATAGCGACCGGCAGCCTGCTGCAGGAGATCTGGAGCGCTTATACCGGCGTGGTTACCGTACGGCGCAAGCTGCCCGCCGAGGCGGTCGATCACTACGCCAACGGCATCGATGCCATCTTCGCGCGCCACGGGGGCGACGCAGGGGCTGCGGCCATGGAGTACGGTTTCGTGGATTCGCTGATGACCCGTGGCGAGATGGACGCGACGCTGGCGGAAATGGTGGGAGAAGACGACGAGGGGCATTTCTCGGCGGTGAATTTCCGCGATTACCTGAGCGCCGTGCGCCCGGTCTTCGAACTCGATGGCGAGCGTGGCGAGGCGGTCGTTGGCGTGATCGTGGCGAGCGGGATGATTCTCGACGGCAAGCAGCCCGCGGGCAATGTGGGCGGGGATTCGCTGGCGGCCCTGGTGCGCGAGGCGGCCAGGGATGACAGCGTGAAAGCGCTGGTTCTGCGCATCGACTCGCCCGGTGGCAGTGGCTTCGCCTCCGAGATCATCCGCGAGGCGTTGCTCGAGTTTCGGGCCACCGGCAAGCCGCTGGTGGCATCGATGGGCAGTGTCGCCGCATCGGGAGGCTACTGGATTGCCGCGCCCGCCGATGAAATCTGGGCAAGCGCCACCACGCTCACCGGCTCCATCGGTGTGCTGAGCGCATTTCCGAGTATCGCACGGGGACTGAACGAGCTCGGCATCAACAACGACGGCCTGGGTACCACCTCGATTGCCGGGGGGATGGACCTCTCGCGTCCGCTGTCGCCGCAACTCGAGGCGGTACTGCGGATGGCAAATGAGCATACCTACCGCCGGTTCGTCGATATCGTGGCCGACGGGCGCAAGATGAGCCCGGAAAAAGTGGAGGAGGTCGCGCAGGGGCGCGCCTGGACCGGCACCCAGGCACAGGCCAACGGGCTGGTCGATCAGTTGGGCAATCTGGAGCAGGCGCTGGCCGCGGCCGCGCGCCTGGCCAAGCTCGACAGTTACGATACCCGCTATATCGAGGAGCCGGCATCGTGGAGCAGCCAGTTGCTCGCGAGGCTTTCGCTGTCACCGGATACGTTGTTGGGCAAGGCGTTGAGCGGTGCGCATATGCTGTACCTGCCGCCTGAGCCGCTGACGTTGCTCGGGCGTTTGCAGGATCCGCGCTCGCAATACGCGATCTGTACCGTCTGCGCCGTGTTCTGA
- a CDS encoding DUF2069 domain-containing protein, whose translation MSTGSLHRRVLLAQRVALGCYAMLILLLSIEVFGIVRLEPASRAFWWVISIGPLIVFLPGLLRGAWKTYLWLCFVLLAYFMFTVDELFRTPADSREWLELLCNVILFNAAMFYARWRQREIAGRSS comes from the coding sequence ATGAGCACCGGTTCCTTGCACCGCAGGGTCTTGCTTGCACAACGTGTTGCGCTCGGGTGCTACGCGATGCTGATCCTGCTGCTGTCGATCGAGGTGTTCGGCATCGTGCGCCTGGAGCCGGCATCGCGTGCCTTCTGGTGGGTTATCTCGATCGGGCCGCTGATCGTCTTCCTGCCGGGCTTGTTGCGCGGGGCATGGAAGACCTATCTGTGGCTGTGCTTTGTGCTGTTGGCATACTTCATGTTCACGGTCGACGAGTTGTTCCGGACACCCGCGGATTCCAGGGAATGGCTCGAACTGCTGTGCAACGTGATTCTTTTCAATGCGGCGATGTTCTATGCTCGCTGGCGCCAGCGGGAAATCGCCGGTCGCAGTTCCTGA
- the wrbA gene encoding NAD(P)H:quinone oxidoreductase codes for MSTPDPYVLVLYYSRHGATARLAEQVGIGVDSVRGIGARLRTVPAVSTVCEPGEPDMPQAGALYCEEDDLRNAAGLVLGSPTRFGNMAAALKYFIDGTSSLWLSGALIDRPAGVFTSTASLHGGQESTLLSMMLPLLHHGMVCCGLPYSESGLMQTGAGGTPYGASHWAGADGARPVDAHETALCQALGRRIARLALALPRGAPR; via the coding sequence ATGAGTACCCCCGACCCCTACGTGCTGGTGCTCTACTACAGCCGTCACGGAGCCACCGCGCGTCTCGCTGAGCAGGTCGGCATCGGGGTCGATTCGGTGCGTGGCATCGGGGCACGCTTGCGTACCGTGCCGGCGGTGTCGACCGTGTGCGAGCCGGGCGAGCCGGATATGCCGCAGGCGGGCGCATTGTACTGCGAGGAAGACGACCTGCGTAACGCGGCCGGCCTGGTGCTCGGCAGCCCCACGCGTTTTGGCAACATGGCCGCGGCGCTGAAATATTTTATCGATGGCACTTCCAGCCTGTGGCTGAGCGGCGCGCTGATCGATCGGCCGGCGGGTGTGTTCACCTCCACCGCGAGCCTGCACGGCGGGCAGGAGAGCACGCTGCTCAGCATGATGCTGCCGCTGTTGCATCACGGCATGGTGTGCTGCGGGCTGCCCTACAGCGAGTCCGGCCTGATGCAGACCGGCGCTGGAGGCACGCCCTACGGTGCATCGCACTGGGCGGGCGCCGACGGGGCGCGCCCCGTCGATGCGCACGAGACGGCGCTGTGCCAGGCGCTCGGTCGGCGCATCGCACGCCTGGCGCTGGCGTTGCCGCGCGGAGCGCCGCGATGA
- a CDS encoding YihY family inner membrane protein — translation MSDRSRPIDAIIADVGGFLRYLGGRMIEDRCQQTAAALTWVTLFALVPMLTVFYSILSLVPGFQALGDQLQTLVFQHFVPSTGAEIQQYLAGFAEQARKLTLAGTLMLVVSAWLMLRTIEQAFNHIWRVRQERRGVARFVLYWAILSLGPLLLGAGLLISTYLFSLSVFSAVPQTEQLKSLLFGVLPEVLTFVTFTLIFVAVPNCRVLLRHAAIGGLVSMLLFESGKTLFAWVVARSSYTLIYGAFAALPLFLLWLYLSWLVLLAGAEFVYSLANYRGQRALQVPDLFAALGVLERLSRLHRSGGVLCDSEVLEHGWLLGRFTIDPQRWEIIRQRLLDARMLRLTQHGEYVLGTDDGSVSLWALYRLIGAPETLLPDAGLADLPAWYRQAHTAIALADARAQQSMEQSLRELFNSPEDINEPAN, via the coding sequence ATGTCCGACCGATCACGACCGATAGACGCGATCATTGCCGATGTGGGCGGCTTCCTGCGCTACCTGGGCGGGCGCATGATCGAGGATCGCTGCCAGCAGACCGCGGCGGCGCTCACCTGGGTGACGCTGTTCGCATTGGTACCCATGCTCACCGTGTTTTATTCGATCCTCTCCCTGGTGCCGGGATTCCAGGCTCTCGGCGATCAGCTCCAGACCCTGGTGTTCCAGCATTTCGTGCCGAGCACCGGCGCCGAGATCCAGCAGTATCTCGCCGGCTTCGCGGAACAGGCGCGCAAGCTGACACTCGCCGGGACGCTGATGCTCGTGGTATCGGCATGGCTGATGCTGAGAACCATCGAACAGGCTTTCAACCATATCTGGCGGGTTCGCCAGGAACGGCGCGGCGTGGCGCGCTTCGTGTTGTACTGGGCGATTCTCAGTCTCGGACCGTTGTTGCTCGGCGCCGGCCTGCTGATCAGCACCTACCTGTTCTCGCTGTCGGTGTTCAGCGCGGTACCACAGACGGAACAGCTGAAATCCCTGCTGTTCGGAGTTCTGCCGGAGGTTCTCACGTTCGTGACCTTCACCCTGATCTTCGTGGCGGTGCCCAATTGCCGGGTACTGCTGCGTCATGCGGCGATCGGCGGACTGGTGAGCATGCTGCTGTTCGAGTCCGGCAAAACCCTGTTCGCCTGGGTGGTGGCCAGGAGCAGCTACACGCTGATCTACGGCGCGTTTGCGGCGCTGCCATTGTTCCTGTTGTGGTTGTACCTGTCATGGCTGGTGTTGCTGGCTGGCGCGGAATTCGTCTACTCCCTGGCCAACTACCGCGGCCAGCGTGCCCTGCAGGTACCCGATCTGTTTGCGGCGCTCGGCGTGCTCGAGCGCTTGAGCCGTCTGCACCGCAGCGGCGGCGTTCTGTGCGACAGCGAGGTCCTCGAGCACGGCTGGCTGCTCGGGCGCTTCACGATCGATCCGCAGCGCTGGGAAATCATCCGCCAGCGGCTGCTCGACGCCCGCATGCTGCGCCTCACGCAGCACGGCGAGTACGTTCTGGGCACGGATGACGGCAGCGTATCGCTGTGGGCGCTGTACCGCCTGATCGGCGCTCCCGAGACGCTGCTCCCGGACGCTGGTCTCGCCGATCTGCCCGCCTGGTATCGCCAGGCCCACACCGCCATCGCACTCGCCGATGCGCGCGCGCAACAAAGCATGGAGCAGAGCCTGCGTGAATTGTTCAACAGTCCGGAGGACATAAATGAGCCCGCGAACTGA